One region of uncultured Methanolobus sp. genomic DNA includes:
- a CDS encoding ABC transporter substrate-binding protein produces MISFTKRTAFTCVFMLIILSSAIPASCAASPDNSEMSAYIIDYMKAEYLDENLVHPARTELCAYARSYMGLDPLEEDDSVIKIATPNIVKAEAFYDYYVGIFSHLSNMPLMQMTSTGSLIGQTAESYEVSEDNTAWTFYIKDDMYWSDGRKVTPEDIEFTFQYIGTKIASSEWIGESLVSTSVSDEDNSVTFVFDQPYTNLNLEFATYNVIPKHIWENIDDPEGYTSSGPYVGCGPYYLEEINLDSAKLTYKKNPHWKGTEPNFENVEIHWFASDSVACMALESGSMDTYYRYANSYPYANVDELLETGDFDVDRQTSIGLTFMAFNLESEPLSDPAFRNAISYAVNYDEIITYDTNGYGQVPNKGFVPPGMDYYKNTDALEYNVNTAKSLIADAGYVDSDNNGIVEDSEGNDITLELLIRDGYDDTAKLMEEYLEDAGVDVEVTQVDSSTWFDRKDNYEYDLTLSGATPWGMLMHAGWGTGYLDNRRTGKGVLHILGDQEFLTLCDNILATTDQDELEQYASDMQDYYATEMPILPLYWKEVVTPYNKHFTGWHYNPLFGIYNLDTFLNVKQVAAA; encoded by the coding sequence GTGATATCATTCACAAAAAGGACTGCATTTACCTGTGTCTTTATGTTGATTATCCTTTCATCGGCAATTCCCGCATCATGTGCAGCGTCCCCGGATAACTCGGAGATGTCAGCGTATATTATTGACTACATGAAAGCGGAATATCTCGACGAGAACCTTGTGCACCCTGCCAGAACAGAACTCTGCGCATATGCCAGGAGTTATATGGGACTTGACCCTCTGGAAGAAGATGATTCCGTAATCAAGATCGCTACTCCCAACATTGTTAAAGCCGAAGCATTTTATGATTACTATGTAGGAATTTTCTCTCATCTTTCCAATATGCCACTGATGCAGATGACATCCACAGGTAGTCTGATCGGCCAGACTGCCGAAAGTTATGAAGTCTCCGAAGACAATACTGCATGGACTTTTTACATAAAGGATGACATGTACTGGAGCGACGGAAGAAAAGTCACTCCCGAAGACATTGAATTCACATTCCAGTACATAGGGACAAAAATAGCTTCATCGGAATGGATCGGGGAGTCACTGGTCAGCACATCAGTATCAGATGAAGACAATTCGGTAACTTTTGTCTTTGATCAGCCATACACCAATCTCAATCTGGAGTTTGCAACTTATAATGTAATCCCAAAACACATATGGGAAAACATAGACGATCCGGAAGGATACACCAGTAGTGGTCCTTACGTAGGATGCGGACCATACTACCTTGAAGAGATTAATCTTGACTCAGCTAAACTGACATACAAAAAGAATCCTCACTGGAAGGGGACTGAACCTAATTTTGAAAACGTGGAAATTCACTGGTTTGCAAGTGACAGTGTTGCATGTATGGCACTTGAAAGTGGTTCTATGGATACCTACTACAGATATGCTAATTCCTATCCGTATGCAAATGTAGATGAACTCCTTGAAACAGGTGACTTCGACGTCGACAGGCAAACCAGCATTGGTCTTACATTCATGGCTTTCAACCTTGAAAGTGAACCTCTCTCTGATCCTGCATTCAGGAATGCGATCTCTTATGCTGTCAACTATGATGAAATAATCACCTATGATACAAACGGCTACGGACAGGTTCCAAATAAGGGTTTTGTCCCACCGGGAATGGATTATTACAAGAATACAGACGCTCTGGAGTATAATGTCAATACTGCAAAATCATTGATTGCTGATGCAGGTTATGTAGATAGTGACAATAATGGTATTGTAGAAGACAGCGAGGGCAATGACATTACTCTCGAATTACTCATTCGGGATGGATATGATGACACAGCAAAACTGATGGAAGAATATCTGGAAGACGCTGGTGTTGATGTAGAAGTAACTCAGGTAGATTCAAGTACATGGTTCGATCGTAAGGATAACTATGAATATGACTTGACACTTTCAGGCGCAACTCCATGGGGTATGCTAATGCATGCGGGATGGGGAACCGGATATCTCGACAACAGACGTACAGGTAAAGGAGTACTGCACATACTGGGTGACCAGGAGTTCCTGACATTGTGTGACAATATACTTGCAACAACAGATCAGGACGAACTTGAACAGTATGCTTCAGACATGCAGGATTACTATGCAACTGAGATGCCTATACTTCCTCTGTACTGGAAGGAAGTTGTAACGCCATACAATAAGCATTTCACCGGATGGCATTACAACCCTCTCTTTGGTATCTACAACCTCGACACTTTCCTTAATGTGAAACAGGTTGCAGCTGCATGA
- a CDS encoding iron ABC transporter permease, protein MNSLLNNKESSYFEWKNVLFVLILILPVPVLIFSLFLGTYHLDAQEIIKVIFSRVTGYEYDYPSVYDVVIFNVRLPRILLAMIVGASLSTAGTTFQGVFRNPLVSPYILGLSSGAAFGAALCIAVLEGIPAQVGAFVFSIIALLFSYFMARVGNQVSNIALILSGVITSSIFGALIAIIQFTVDSRSLQSIVYWNMGCLHTACWSKFFDSFPPVAVGCILIFLIRWKLNVLALGEEEAKSVGMNIEAYKLLFITASSLAASAAVAVAGIIGLVGLIVPHILRMIFGPDHRKLIPLSITFGAAFLALVDDVARASFGFEVPVGIITTLLGAPFFLYLLRNTKAGGWD, encoded by the coding sequence ATGAATTCTCTTTTAAATAATAAAGAAAGTTCGTATTTTGAGTGGAAAAACGTATTATTCGTACTAATCCTGATCCTTCCAGTACCGGTATTAATTTTCTCACTTTTTCTGGGGACATACCATCTCGATGCACAGGAAATCATTAAAGTGATTTTTTCGCGGGTAACAGGATATGAATATGACTATCCATCCGTTTATGATGTGGTCATTTTCAACGTCAGACTCCCACGTATTCTTCTGGCTATGATAGTCGGTGCTTCTCTTTCAACTGCCGGAACTACATTCCAGGGAGTTTTCAGAAATCCGCTGGTAAGCCCTTATATTCTCGGTCTTTCTTCAGGTGCGGCGTTTGGTGCTGCACTATGTATAGCAGTATTAGAAGGTATCCCTGCTCAGGTCGGAGCATTTGTGTTCAGTATTATAGCTCTTTTATTCTCTTATTTTATGGCACGGGTCGGAAATCAGGTTTCCAATATAGCCCTCATACTATCTGGTGTGATCACATCATCCATTTTTGGTGCCTTGATCGCTATTATTCAGTTTACGGTTGATTCCAGATCCCTGCAAAGTATAGTATACTGGAATATGGGCTGTCTGCATACAGCCTGCTGGTCAAAGTTTTTTGATTCGTTTCCCCCTGTGGCTGTAGGGTGCATTCTGATCTTCTTAATTCGCTGGAAACTTAATGTACTGGCACTTGGTGAAGAAGAAGCTAAATCCGTTGGAATGAATATAGAAGCTTACAAATTACTTTTTATCACAGCTTCCTCATTAGCAGCGTCTGCTGCTGTGGCAGTTGCGGGAATTATTGGACTTGTAGGTCTGATTGTACCACATATATTAAGAATGATATTTGGTCCCGATCACAGAAAATTAATCCCCCTTTCCATTACATTTGGTGCAGCTTTTCTTGCTCTGGTAGATGACGTTGCAAGAGCATCGTTTGGATTTGAGGTCCCGGTGGGAATTATTACCACTCTTCTTGGAGCTCCCTTTTTCCTGTATCTGCTCAGGAACACAAAGGCAGGAGGGTGGGATTGA
- a CDS encoding HEAT repeat domain-containing protein, whose amino-acid sequence MKKILMKFLFVLLIVCITSTAVAVNNTAEEPESTENDQVQNVPLSIEEITSMLESDDAYVRAEGRTSLEDQDKQIIFNLADNSDLLSPVARSELALVLGKIDDQQSEQYLFDFLADKEPKVRMNSAFALKNFRSERTKNALLNALSDENVFVRLNVIWTLGEIELSVSSSAKGNNLQNNKFSLNLGNDRVVQSLCQAMNDDNPLIRAGAAEALGKCEGEGIREALIAGLSDSDKNVRIQAAKSLGNMRGDDVASALTEALSDEDDKVRECAAVSLGLMRETSATEELIDLLSDDDANMRSTAVIVLGQIGDERAEDALILALSDEDPYVRINAVDFLGKTGSQKSLEALVQQLQDSDPYVRQRVMETLTAKGEDSTELLVDALSDENKDVKWYAGDVLVAIGEQSVEQLVNALSDSDTYVRSTAAWALGQISDERASEQLVMTLSDEDDDVRMSSALALGNMGEPAVPHLSIALESDDPDVRKYAAFALLSIGDKSAVSEIKKLFDSEEIHSSDTEDLFLHYNENYYAPFNNAVDEVDKDLLSGLVLALEDLDGTETGDLIKALENEEDDPQVYAKIAGLKNTKVASSENVSMMMKHDAGYIRLSTVLMFGFSKEEKATEALIQSLGKDGDEIRACSAFALGEIEIEEAIIPLTFALKTDDYDRVAGCSAIALGKIGDPQPVDILKVSLDDKNSYVRTCAALALGSIGDESAVPQLISKLSDEDMVVKRNAALALGNIGDTRGVEPLVLSLKNDDDEVRIAASWALGNISDRRAVNELISATDSENEELICISLEALGRIGDEKAISTIDSFLDDSSQDIRICAVNALGNIMDEESTIALVYALGDDSKEVKSRASAYLVERREDSVEALIKGLESDNNNIRINSALLLIEIGDERALEPLLESYSCT is encoded by the coding sequence ATGAAAAAAATCTTAATGAAATTTTTGTTTGTTTTGTTAATAGTATGTATTACAAGTACGGCTGTTGCAGTAAATAATACTGCAGAGGAACCTGAGTCCACAGAAAACGATCAGGTTCAGAATGTGCCACTATCGATTGAAGAAATTACATCAATGCTGGAAAGTGATGATGCTTATGTCAGAGCGGAAGGTCGCACAAGTCTTGAAGATCAGGATAAGCAAATAATATTCAATTTAGCTGATAATTCAGACTTATTATCCCCTGTTGCCAGAAGCGAACTTGCACTTGTTCTTGGAAAAATTGACGACCAACAGTCAGAACAATATCTCTTTGATTTTCTGGCAGATAAAGAACCAAAAGTAAGAATGAATTCTGCATTTGCTCTTAAGAATTTCAGGTCTGAGAGAACAAAGAACGCTCTATTGAATGCACTTTCTGATGAAAATGTATTTGTTCGCTTGAATGTCATCTGGACTTTAGGTGAAATTGAATTATCAGTTTCATCATCTGCAAAGGGAAACAATCTGCAAAATAATAAATTCTCTTTAAATCTGGGAAATGACCGGGTAGTGCAAAGCTTATGTCAGGCAATGAATGACGATAACCCCCTGATTCGGGCTGGTGCAGCTGAAGCACTTGGAAAGTGTGAAGGAGAAGGTATAAGGGAAGCGTTGATTGCGGGTCTTTCAGACAGTGACAAAAATGTAAGAATACAGGCGGCAAAGTCACTTGGAAACATGAGAGGCGATGATGTTGCATCAGCCCTTACGGAAGCGTTATCTGATGAAGATGATAAGGTGAGAGAATGTGCAGCTGTTTCCCTTGGTTTGATGAGAGAGACTTCCGCAACCGAAGAACTTATTGATTTGCTTTCAGATGATGATGCAAACATGCGCTCTACTGCTGTCATAGTTCTTGGTCAGATTGGGGACGAAAGGGCTGAAGACGCATTAATACTTGCTCTTTCCGATGAAGATCCTTATGTAAGGATCAATGCTGTTGATTTCCTTGGAAAAACAGGTAGTCAGAAGTCCCTTGAAGCACTCGTTCAACAGTTGCAGGATTCTGATCCTTATGTACGTCAAAGAGTCATGGAAACTCTGACAGCAAAGGGGGAGGACAGCACAGAACTGCTGGTTGATGCACTTAGTGATGAGAACAAGGATGTAAAATGGTATGCAGGTGATGTACTTGTTGCTATAGGTGAACAAAGCGTTGAGCAACTGGTTAATGCCCTTTCTGATTCAGATACTTATGTACGTTCAACTGCTGCCTGGGCTTTGGGTCAGATAAGTGATGAAAGAGCATCTGAGCAGCTGGTAATGACATTATCAGACGAAGACGATGATGTCAGGATGAGCAGTGCACTGGCATTGGGTAATATGGGTGAACCTGCTGTTCCTCATCTGTCAATTGCACTTGAAAGTGATGATCCGGATGTAAGGAAATATGCTGCGTTTGCATTGCTGAGTATCGGGGATAAAAGTGCTGTCTCTGAGATAAAAAAACTGTTTGACAGTGAAGAAATACACTCATCTGATACAGAAGACCTGTTTTTGCACTATAATGAGAACTATTATGCACCTTTCAACAATGCCGTAGATGAAGTTGACAAAGACCTGTTATCTGGACTTGTGCTGGCTCTTGAAGATCTGGATGGAACAGAAACAGGCGATTTGATTAAAGCCCTTGAAAATGAAGAAGATGACCCACAGGTGTATGCAAAGATTGCCGGGCTGAAAAATACAAAAGTAGCATCATCCGAAAATGTTTCGATGATGATGAAGCACGATGCAGGATATATAAGATTAAGCACAGTCTTAATGTTCGGTTTTTCAAAAGAAGAAAAAGCTACGGAAGCACTGATACAATCTCTTGGTAAAGATGGTGATGAAATCAGGGCATGTTCGGCTTTCGCACTTGGTGAGATCGAAATCGAAGAAGCTATCATACCTCTGACTTTTGCGTTGAAAACAGATGACTATGACAGGGTTGCAGGATGCAGTGCCATTGCACTTGGGAAAATAGGCGATCCTCAACCAGTAGACATATTAAAAGTTTCCCTTGATGACAAAAACAGCTATGTAAGAACCTGTGCTGCTCTTGCATTAGGAAGCATTGGAGATGAATCTGCTGTTCCTCAATTAATAAGCAAATTATCTGATGAAGATATGGTTGTAAAAAGGAATGCTGCTCTTGCACTTGGAAATATTGGCGATACAAGAGGAGTTGAACCTTTGGTACTGAGTTTAAAAAATGACGACGATGAAGTGAGAATCGCTGCTTCCTGGGCTCTTGGAAACATCAGCGACAGAAGAGCGGTTAATGAGTTGATCAGCGCAACAGATTCTGAAAATGAAGAATTGATCTGTATTTCTCTGGAGGCTCTTGGCAGGATTGGCGATGAAAAGGCAATTTCTACAATAGATTCATTCCTTGATGACAGCAGCCAGGACATCAGGATATGTGCTGTGAATGCACTTGGAAACATCATGGATGAAGAATCAACTATAGCTCTTGTTTATGCATTGGGTGATGATAGTAAAGAAGTCAAGAGCAGAGCTTCTGCTTATCTTGTAGAAAGAAGAGAAGATTCTGTTGAGGCTTTAATAAAGGGACTTGAATCTGATAACAATAACATCAGGATCAATTCTGCATTACTGCTTATAGAAATTGGTGATGAAAGAGCTTTAGAACCTTTGCTTGAAAGTTACAGTTGTACATGA
- a CDS encoding ABC transporter permease, translating into MITGFRTNLARLSQSSILSIIMLLLFISMALFPSLIAPYSPKERSLPYASPSSEHLLGTNNMGNDILSELIYGARISLIVGFASAIITTFIGVMIGLLAGYFRGIMEEILMGFTDVVLMIPKIPLVIIIAAFLKPSIWILIIVLGVLSWESIARIVRSKTLQVRETGFVKSSECMGFSSLHIMLSDIFPNIVNVVIPKFMLATASAMISEASLSFLGLGDPTMKSWGIMLSYAFTKGGFIREMWWWYLPPGICITLCVLSLVTLGFIIEKGKTGVNIE; encoded by the coding sequence ATGATCACCGGTTTCAGGACAAATCTTGCCAGATTAAGCCAATCAAGCATACTCAGTATAATTATGCTGTTGCTTTTCATCAGTATGGCTCTTTTTCCGTCTCTGATTGCACCGTACAGCCCAAAAGAACGAAGTCTGCCCTATGCATCCCCATCATCTGAACATTTGCTTGGTACCAACAATATGGGAAATGATATTCTTTCGGAGCTGATTTATGGAGCAAGGATCTCGCTCATTGTGGGTTTTGCTTCTGCGATCATTACTACATTTATAGGAGTGATGATAGGTCTTCTGGCCGGATACTTCCGGGGTATAATGGAAGAGATCCTGATGGGATTCACGGATGTGGTGCTTATGATCCCTAAAATACCCCTGGTTATCATCATTGCAGCATTTCTGAAGCCAAGCATATGGATATTGATCATTGTTCTTGGTGTGCTTTCCTGGGAATCGATTGCAAGAATTGTGCGTTCGAAAACCTTGCAGGTGAGGGAAACAGGATTTGTTAAAAGCTCAGAATGTATGGGTTTCAGTTCCCTGCATATCATGTTGTCCGATATCTTCCCGAACATCGTCAATGTGGTTATTCCAAAATTCATGCTGGCAACAGCCTCAGCGATGATATCCGAAGCTTCCCTTTCATTTTTAGGGCTTGGCGACCCCACAATGAAGAGCTGGGGTATCATGCTGTCATATGCTTTTACAAAAGGTGGATTCATAAGGGAAATGTGGTGGTGGTATCTTCCACCGGGTATCTGCATCACTCTTTGTGTTTTATCACTTGTTACACTGGGATTCATCATTGAAAAAGGAAAAACCGGGGTGAACATCGAATGA
- a CDS encoding ABC transporter ATP-binding protein, which produces MTLMSVDELNVVFHGEDIVKAVNNVSFSIDKGEILALVGETGCGKSVVAHAIMRLLPSEAVVKGNIAFEEHHNLLILDEGTMCSFRGNRISVIFQNPSLSLNPVQKSGIQIAEPLRIHRGIKKETALEKAASLLKKIGFSDTEEIMDLYPGQCSGGMNQRYLIAAGAITEPSLIIADEPTKGLDADLVSHVENNLLSISKQKGISMLLITHDLSVARNIADRIAVMYAGEIVEIAEVDTFFERPLHPYSRGLLQSLPENGFVPIPGDSVNSGKIKGCYFSSRCTEKMSGCLEEHPPLYTTQNRQVRCFKEC; this is translated from the coding sequence ATGACATTGATGTCCGTTGACGAACTCAATGTTGTTTTCCACGGAGAGGATATTGTAAAAGCCGTGAACAATGTTTCATTTTCAATTGATAAAGGTGAAATACTTGCTTTAGTCGGGGAAACCGGTTGTGGTAAATCTGTAGTAGCACATGCCATAATGCGTTTGCTCCCTTCCGAAGCTGTGGTTAAAGGAAATATCGCATTTGAAGAACATCATAATTTGCTTATTCTGGATGAAGGCACCATGTGTTCTTTCAGAGGGAACAGGATATCCGTTATATTCCAGAATCCTTCTCTTTCTTTGAATCCTGTGCAGAAATCAGGAATACAGATTGCTGAACCCCTGAGAATTCATAGGGGAATAAAAAAGGAAACTGCTTTGGAAAAAGCTGCCAGCTTGCTTAAAAAAATAGGATTCTCTGACACGGAAGAGATTATGGATCTTTATCCCGGTCAATGTTCAGGTGGTATGAACCAGCGATATCTTATTGCTGCTGGTGCCATTACTGAACCTTCACTGATTATTGCCGATGAACCTACAAAAGGACTTGACGCTGACCTCGTATCTCATGTGGAAAATAACTTGCTGTCAATATCAAAACAGAAAGGAATATCGATGTTGCTTATCACGCATGATCTTAGTGTAGCACGTAATATTGCTGACAGGATAGCTGTCATGTATGCAGGTGAGATTGTTGAGATTGCAGAGGTCGATACCTTCTTTGAAAGACCTTTACATCCTTATTCCAGGGGATTGTTACAGAGTCTTCCTGAAAATGGTTTTGTTCCGATACCAGGAGACTCTGTGAATTCTGGAAAGATAAAAGGCTGTTATTTCAGTTCAAGGTGTACAGAGAAAATGTCTGGATGTCTGGAAGAACATCCTCCGTTGTATACTACTCAAAACAGACAGGTGAGGTGTTTTAAGGAATGCTGA
- a CDS encoding ABC transporter permease — translation MKNVLKKVSRYFFSILAIITLNFTLPRVMPGDPVMNMIGEDTYVTENTLISLRNELGLDRPLTIQYADYLWNLLHFDLGYSYHLHVPVSEVICSRMLWTMLLVGISIIIGAIIGTCAGAVVGWNSGTLKSRIMTVIVMSISCTPPYFLALMALYIFVFRLGIFPFKGFYDTFTVASVIHHMILPVSVMSLFSASRNFMVMRGSVIQEKEQLYALYAKAKGLQHNQVLLRHVFRNACLPIITQIALDFGFIFSGALFIEIVFSLNGLGTLIYDAVMGRDYPVLQGAFLLISFSVILGNMAADILYSIADPRVRRDI, via the coding sequence ATGAAAAACGTATTAAAAAAAGTTTCACGTTACTTCTTTTCTATTCTTGCCATAATAACCCTTAACTTTACCCTTCCAAGGGTTATGCCTGGCGACCCTGTAATGAATATGATAGGTGAGGACACGTATGTGACCGAGAATACTCTGATAAGTCTGAGAAACGAACTCGGTCTTGACAGGCCACTTACGATACAATATGCAGATTACCTGTGGAATTTGCTTCACTTTGATCTTGGTTATTCATATCATCTTCATGTACCTGTTTCAGAGGTCATCTGTTCGCGCATGCTCTGGACAATGCTTTTAGTAGGTATTTCCATCATAATAGGTGCCATCATAGGGACATGTGCCGGAGCTGTTGTAGGTTGGAACTCAGGGACTCTAAAAAGCCGTATTATGACAGTTATAGTGATGTCAATTTCCTGTACACCTCCATATTTTCTGGCACTGATGGCTCTGTATATATTTGTGTTCCGTCTGGGAATTTTTCCTTTCAAAGGGTTTTACGATACTTTCACCGTAGCCAGCGTGATTCATCATATGATCCTGCCTGTGTCTGTAATGAGCTTATTTTCAGCATCGCGTAATTTCATGGTGATGCGTGGCAGTGTCATACAGGAAAAGGAGCAGCTATATGCTCTTTACGCAAAAGCAAAAGGACTTCAACATAATCAGGTACTCTTAAGGCATGTATTCAGGAACGCCTGCCTGCCAATAATCACCCAGATCGCCCTGGATTTTGGATTCATATTCAGCGGAGCGCTTTTTATAGAGATCGTCTTCTCGCTGAACGGGCTTGGTACTCTTATATATGATGCAGTTATGGGTCGAGATTATCCAGTACTACAGGGTGCCTTTCTTCTGATATCCTTTTCAGTTATCTTGGGAAATATGGCAGCAGACATTCTTTATAGTATTGCTGATCCGCGTGTGAGGAGGGACATATGA
- a CDS encoding ABC transporter ATP-binding protein, whose product MFFTDKEPDGISIQNISLGYDRNLILNKIDFTVKKGSVVTLVGPNGCGKTTLLKIINGFLKQHGGAIYIDGKNAEEMAKKERAKTLSHVSQNHKSSFPFSVLDVVLTGRMPYISTFSTPGKEDIDKTYSVLEYLGIKHFADRPYTQISGGERQLVMIAKALAQEPDFLLLDEPTSFLDLKNQIHVLKTITDLSRTRNITVLMTLHDPNHAMLFSDEIILLRKLEQANNTEIILEDLELNPASEYGAGKSLDCDNIVVSGVPENVMTPEKIMDAYGVHVDVFEHKGKKMIIPVI is encoded by the coding sequence ATGTTTTTCACTGATAAAGAACCGGATGGAATTTCGATTCAGAATATAAGTCTGGGTTATGACAGGAATCTTATTCTCAATAAGATCGATTTTACAGTCAAAAAAGGATCTGTAGTCACATTGGTAGGACCTAACGGATGTGGAAAGACTACTCTTCTCAAAATAATAAACGGTTTCCTGAAACAACATGGGGGTGCCATTTATATTGATGGTAAAAATGCAGAGGAAATGGCAAAAAAAGAGCGTGCAAAAACACTTAGTCATGTATCACAGAACCACAAATCTTCCTTCCCGTTCTCTGTGCTTGATGTGGTGCTTACAGGACGGATGCCTTACATTTCCACGTTCTCAACACCTGGCAAAGAAGATATAGATAAGACTTACAGTGTGCTGGAGTACCTTGGAATAAAACATTTTGCAGATCGTCCTTATACGCAGATAAGCGGAGGCGAAAGACAGCTTGTAATGATTGCAAAAGCACTGGCACAGGAACCGGATTTTCTTCTGCTGGATGAACCCACATCTTTCCTTGACCTGAAAAACCAGATTCATGTTCTTAAAACCATAACTGATCTTTCCAGAACCCGGAATATCACAGTCCTGATGACACTGCATGATCCCAATCATGCCATGCTTTTTTCTGATGAGATAATACTCCTGAGAAAGCTGGAACAGGCAAATAATACTGAAATTATTTTGGAGGATCTGGAGTTGAATCCCGCTTCTGAATATGGAGCCGGAAAGTCATTGGATTGCGATAATATCGTTGTTTCAGGGGTCCCTGAAAATGTAATGACTCCCGAAAAAATAATGGATGCTTATGGTGTCCATGTGGACGTGTTTGAACATAAAGGAAAAAAAATGATTATTCCTGTTATATGA
- a CDS encoding dipeptide/oligopeptide/nickel ABC transporter ATP-binding protein — protein MLKTDNISKKYNSGLLFRKEHVVFDNLTIELRAGKTCGLMGSSGSGKSTLGRVIAGLESPSSGHVYYKGTILDNMDRKMHNGFRRNVQVMFQDPVGSLNPQKKIIKSMNEVLGLLGMNDAEKAMVIKGMLKRIGLSERLLYRYPSQLSGGENQRLALARIFLLEPEFIILDEPTSALDVSVQAQILHLLKQFQADEGTGYLFISHDERVIRFMSDKAFLLENGKISTL, from the coding sequence ATGCTGAAAACAGATAATATTTCAAAAAAATACAACTCCGGTCTGTTGTTCAGGAAAGAGCACGTTGTCTTTGATAATCTGACGATTGAACTGCGTGCCGGAAAAACTTGCGGGTTAATGGGTTCTTCGGGTTCAGGGAAAAGTACGCTTGGAAGAGTGATAGCAGGGTTAGAATCACCCAGTAGCGGTCATGTGTATTATAAAGGAACTATTCTGGATAATATGGATAGAAAGATGCATAATGGATTTCGCAGGAATGTTCAGGTTATGTTCCAGGACCCTGTAGGTTCGTTAAACCCTCAAAAAAAGATAATCAAATCAATGAATGAGGTTCTCGGACTACTTGGAATGAATGATGCTGAAAAAGCAATGGTTATCAAAGGAATGCTGAAAAGAATTGGCCTTTCTGAAAGATTGCTTTACCGTTATCCATCACAATTATCAGGTGGAGAGAACCAGCGCCTTGCCCTTGCCAGAATATTTCTTCTTGAACCGGAGTTTATTATTCTGGATGAACCAACTTCAGCACTGGATGTATCGGTACAGGCACAGATATTGCATTTATTGAAGCAATTTCAGGCTGATGAAGGTACAGGCTATCTTTTTATCTCTCATGATGAAAGGGTTATCAGATTCATGTCTGATAAAGCATTCTTACTGGAAAATGGAAAGATATCAACTTTGTAG
- a CDS encoding class I SAM-dependent methyltransferase, whose translation MRNAAQEWVDILSESTYFRFFKDKKTTHDQYWRDFAVYDDYITHSCYPGAVLSRISELIIPEAKIIDIGAGTGAFSIALAENASHVIAVDPSSYHLDVVSAKCTAQDIENIVQINAEWKDVDSDTHTKALKDADYALAAYSIIDPDIENFLQKMHDTASKGIFIVYRAGERDSLDRFAYGDKRSIDYQYMLRVMENMGMDVHTEFFNRNYKLPFSLVLHLYRNSERTESELREFLLENERFDNSSGENHVTFSSTDALLYVLKNNS comes from the coding sequence ATGAGGAATGCTGCACAGGAATGGGTGGATATCCTCAGTGAATCCACCTATTTCCGCTTTTTTAAGGATAAGAAAACAACCCATGATCAGTACTGGAGAGATTTTGCAGTTTATGATGATTACATAACCCATTCCTGTTATCCCGGGGCTGTACTTAGCAGGATATCTGAATTGATTATACCTGAAGCAAAGATAATAGACATTGGTGCAGGTACCGGTGCGTTTTCCATAGCACTTGCAGAAAATGCATCCCATGTTATAGCTGTAGACCCTTCTTCATATCATCTTGATGTGGTGTCTGCTAAATGCACTGCTCAGGATATTGAAAATATTGTTCAAATCAATGCTGAATGGAAAGATGTGGATAGTGATACACACACGAAAGCATTGAAAGATGCGGATTATGCACTTGCTGCATATAGCATAATTGATCCGGATATTGAGAATTTTCTTCAAAAAATGCATGATACAGCATCAAAAGGGATATTTATAGTATATCGTGCCGGAGAACGTGATTCTCTGGACAGATTTGCATATGGTGATAAAAGATCGATCGATTATCAATATATGCTGCGTGTTATGGAAAACATGGGAATGGATGTCCATACAGAATTCTTTAACAGAAACTACAAACTGCCTTTTTCCCTGGTATTGCATCTGTACAGGAACAGTGAGCGTACAGAATCTGAATTACGCGAATTCCTTCTTGAGAATGAAAGGTTTGACAATTCCTCTGGAGAGAATCATGTTACCTTCTCGTCCACTGATGCTCTTCTCTATGTATTGAAGAATAACTCCTGA